GTCCGCGCCCCTCGACGAGCCGATCCTGCTGCTCGACGGCGACCGGCGGGAACTGGTCACCAACACGGTGGTGCTCAGCCAGGCCGCGCCCACGTACGCGCCGGCCGGCCAACACCTGGTGGCCACCTCCGTGGTCGGCCCGCAGGCACCGCCCGAACCGGTGATCCGACGCGAGCTGGACCGCCTCTACGGCCGTCCCACCGCCGATTGGACCCACCTCACCACCGTCACGGTGCCGGAGGCGCTGCCGGCCGCCCCGCCGCCGCAGGGCCGGCTGCGCAAGCCGGTCGCGCTCGGCGACGGCCTGTTCGTGGCCGGCGACCACCGGGACAGCCCGTCCATCCAGGGCGCGTTGGCGAGCGGCTGGCGTACCGCCGGCGCGGTGCTCGACGAACTGCGGGGCTGAACCGGCGCGTCACTGTGCGCTGTTATTCTCGCGTTGCCCATCGTGCTGTCGTGGCGGCGTACGTCGCCGGGTCGGTGGTGGCCGGTGATCGATCGGCAGGTTACGATCCGGCGCGGTAACGGGGCGGTAGCTCAGCGGGTTAGAGCAGGGGACTCATAATCCCTCGGTCGCGGGTTCGAACCCCGCCCGCCCCACCCGAAACGCGCACCCAAGCGGGCCTGGCCAGGCAGCGTTCGGTCAGTTCCGCGGTCATGCCGTGCCGTTGCGAGGGCTTGGCCCAAGTCGGCGAAGGCGCTTGCACTTTTTTCACTTCGCGGGATGATGGTGGTCGGTGCTGACGGACGGGAGGGGTCATGTCCACGGAAGCGATCATGCCGGCTGATGGGGAACATCCCTCGTTGACCGAGCTGGCCAACTTGCTGCATGACGGTGCGGGGGAGTTGGCAGTGCGCCGCGGCGGGGAGCAGGTGGCGGTTCCTATGTCGATGCGGGATGTGTTGACCAGGATCGCCGATGTGCTTGCCTCTGGCCGTGGCGTGGCGGTCGTGCCGGTCGACCGGGAGTTGACGACGACCGAGGCGGCCGGGTTGCTCGGGGTGTCCCGACCGACGTTGATCAAGTTGCTGGAGGCTGGTGAGATCGGTTACTCGCGGCCGAACTCCTCGCGCCGGATCCCGCTGGAGCAGGTGCTGGCCTACCGGGACCGGCGTGGTCAAGCTCGGCGGGCGATCCTCGACGAGTTGACCGCCGACGCAGTCGAGATGGGCATGTACGGGCAGTCCGCACCGGTCGAGACGGATGACGCGGCCTGAGGCGTGACGACGATCGCGGTCCTGGACGCCAACGTTCTGATCCCCAACGCACTGTGCGACCTCCTGCTGCGGCTGGCCGAGGAGGAGTTGTGCCAGCCGCGCTGGTCACCGGCCATTCTTGAAGAGGTTCGACGGCACGTGCCGGTGTCACCGGCGGCGATCGAACGACGGTTCGCGTTCATGAACGCCGCGTTCGAGGACGCGATGGTTACCGGGTATGAGGCGCTGATCGACCAGATGGACAACGATCCGAAGGACCGACATGTGCTGGCCGCGGCGGTAGCCGCCGGAGCAGACTCGATCATCACCTGCAACCTCCGAGACTTCCCGCTTGCCGCCTGCGAACCGCACGGGGTGGTCGCCGAACATCCCGACGTCGTACTGCTGGACATGTGGGCCCGCGAGCCGCGCATCTTGCTGCGGGTCCTTGGCGAGCAGGCGGCCAGTACCGGCCGTCACGGTACGCGGCTGAACGTCCACCAGATCCTCGACTACCTGGCCACCGCCGGAGCGCGCAGGTTCGCCGCAGCGGCTCGGAGTGCGTCGCCTCCGGACGGCGTCCCACCGTTGCCGTGCCCCACGCCCCGGTTACCTCGATCGCGGGATTGCCCGCAGGCGCCGTGGTCCGGCAGCGTGCAAGGGTGAACCGGGTGAAGCACGGTGCCGACGCGCCCGGCCCGACGAAGCGTCGAGCCGGGCGCGTCGATCGAGCTAGGCCACGAAGCGGGACCGGCGCCGGCGTCCGATCACGAAGCCCGCGCCGCCGAGGAGCAGGAGCACCCCGCCGATGCCGGCCACGGTCGCGGTGTCGGTGCCGGTCACGGGCAGCCCGCCGCCCTCGCCGCCGTCGGGCGCACCCGGGGTCACGGCGGGGGCGGCGGTCGGCACGACTGTCGTCGTGGCGCTCGGCCTCGGCGTGGGCTGAGACGTCGTCGGCGTCGGCGTGGGCGTGGACGCGCAGTCAAGCTCCCGTGCGATGTACAGGCCGTAGTTCAGGTACACCAGGTAGGCATCGATGCTCGGGTCGTCGAGCACCTTCTGCGTGGCCTCCCGAACGTTGGGGCCAGCGTCGGTCAGCGTCCGCACCACCGTGACCCGCAGCGCCACCGACCAGGCGCTCTGCACGCCCGTCTTGAGGAACGTGCGCAGCTCGTCCTCGGAGCCTTTCAGCGCCTTCTGGATGGCGTCCGGCAGAACCGGCAGCGACTCGGCGTTCGCCTCGGTCAGGATCTGGGCGGTCAACACACGCAACTCGGTGTTGGTGGCAGCGTCCAAGTCGATGGTGATGAGGTCCCGGATGTCCTTGTAGACCTTGCGCTCGACCGTCTGGCAGGCCGCGTCGAGCCCGGGATGGCCGGTCTGCGCCAGAGCCGGTGCCGCCGGAATCAGCAAGGCCAGCGCCATGAGGACGCCGGCCGGAATCTTCCATCGCATGTGAATCTTCCTCCCCGTTGGACAAACACGGAGATGCTACCGACAGCGGCCGGCGAGCACATTCCCATCGTCAAAATTCGATGCAAGGTTGCCCATGCGATGGCGGCCTACCTCGGGCCTCTTGCTCGGTCGCCCCGCTGCTTCGGATCTCCGGCGGACGGCAGCGGCACCACGCGCTCGTCGTGCACCCTGATCTCTGCGCGGAAGCGGTGGGCGGCCGGATGCCAGATCTCCTCGAACGGCCCCATGACGTTGTCGCCGATGCCGCGGCGACGGACCCGGGCCGCCAGCCACGCGAGGAAAACCAAGACGGTCGTCAGGCAGCCGGCGACCAGCGCGATCGCCAGAAGCTCATCCACCGTTCCAGCCTAGGCCTCGCGGCCTCACGCGTGACGGGGCCGCGCAACCGGGCGTGCGTACGGCATGCTGTTCGCCATGGCGATCCTCGACCCGAAGGCGGACCTGCTCGACTATCTGCGCGGGGCACGTGAAGCGGTGGTGTGGAAGCTCGACGGGCTGAGCGAATACGACGCCCGCCGTCCGCTGACGCCCACCGGGACGAACCTGCTGGGCCTGGTCAAGCACCTGGCCCGCGGCGAGTTCGGATACTTCGGTGAGACCTTCGGACGCCCGAGTGACGCCGTACCGCGATGGCCCGAGGGGGAGGAGTCGTGGGAGGCGTGGGCACTGCCGACGGAGTCGCGCGAATCCATCGTCGATCTCTACCGACGGGCCTGGGCACACGCGGACGCGACGATCGAGGCGTTGACCCTGGACGCGGTCGGACGGGTGCCGTGGTGGGGCGACGGCGGCGATGTGACGCTGCATCAGATGCTGGTCCATATGACCGCCGAGACCCAACGCCACGCCGGGCATGCCGACATCGTCAGGGAGTTGATCGACGGCACGGTCGGTCTTCTTCCCACGACCACCAACGTGCCGTTATCCGACGCCGCGACGTGGACCGCGCATCGGGACATGGTGGAGCGGAACGCGCGGGAGGCCGCCAGCCGATGAGGCTCCCCGGCTGCGTCATCGGCTGGGGACGTCCCTCTTCCGGCGGGCGGAGACAACCCGTTCAGCCACCGATACAAGAAGCATGGCGATCGCACCTACCACGGCGAGCGTCCACCAGGGCCAGTCGCGGAGGAAGAACCCGGATGCTGCCAGGACGGCGATGGTCGACAGATACACGAGGTTCATCGGCCTGCGCATGCCGCTCAGTCTAGATGGGCGGGGCACTCGCGTCGGCTCAGGAAAGTCACCACCGGCCGGTCGGCGTTGCTCACCCTGGCGCACGTCGCGACGAACCGCCACCCAGGATCAAGATGGCTCCGCCGTCGCGCTAGCTGGCATCGATGAACAGGTCGGCGTAACGGTGCAGGTACAGCGGCCAGCCCTCGTCGTCAGCGACGCCGTCACGAACCGACTCCCAACCCGGACCGTGCCGGTCCAGGTTGCGGTGCTCCAACTCGATCCGGGTCCGCTGCGGTGTCTCGGCGACGAACCGGACCTCGACCTCGCTGGCGTTTTCCGGGTCCTGTTCGACCTGCCACGTCGGGCTGATGTCCCAGCTGAACAGGACGCGGTCCGGCGGCTCGAAGGCGAGGATCCGGGCCCAGGCGCACTCGCTGCCGTCCTCGGCGCGGTCGTAGATGTGTCCACCGACTTTCGGCTCGAACACCGTCTCCACGATCGGTGACTCCAGCAGGTTGTGCTCCTTCGGCTTGAAGTCGCCGAACCGGGCCGTGAACACCGCGAACGCCCGTTCGACCGGCGCGTCGACCACGATCTGCCGCCGTACCACCGTGTTCGTGCCACTCATGATTCCTCCTCGTCGGGACGCTCGGTGGCGTCCTTGAAGCCGTCCAGGGCCCGACTCCAGTAGGTGTCGAGTTGATCTCTCAACGCGGCCACGCCGGCGGGATTGAGCCGGTAGACACGCCGCGTACCCGCGGTGCGGTCCGTCACCAGGCCGGCGTCCTTCAGCACGCGCAGATGCTGCGATACGGCCGGCCGGCTGACCGGCAGCATCCCGGCCAACTCGCCGACGGCCCTCGGCCGCTCCGCGAGACACGCGATGATCGCCCGCCGCGTCGGGTCGCCCAGGGCGTCCCACCCATCCTCGATTCGGTAAGTGGCCACGAACGGTAAGCTACGACTTACCACGGGCTTCGTCAAGCTCTGGCATTGTCGTCGGCATGGCCACCGAGAATCGCGACGTGGGCCTCGGTCGCCGGCTGTCGCATGTGCGCTGGCTCGCGGGTGGCACCGGAACGGGCAAGAGCACCCTCGCCCGGGCGCTTGCCGAGCGCCACGACGTGCTGATCTACGACGGTGACCACGCGGAGCGCGGCTACGTCAGTCGGTGCACCGCCGCGGAGCAGCCCTACCTGTGGGCGTTACTGCACGCCTCGGGGGCGCAGCGGTGGAACGGCCGCAGCGCGCAGGAGGTCTTCGCGTCGATGCCGAGCCTGCACGGGGAGACGTTCGGCTTCGTGGTGGACGACCTGCTGGCGCTGCCCGCGGACCGGCCCGTCCTGGTCGACGACTTCCGCACGCTGCCCCGCGACGTCGCTCCGCTGCTGACATGGCCGGAGCAGGCGGCGTTCCTGCTGCCCACGCCGACGTTCCGGCACGGGGCGCTACGCGCGCGGTTCGCCGACCCGGTCCGGGCCCGGGCGAACTGGGGCGAGAGCGACCACGGTGAGGCGCTCGCCCTGCGGCTGGCTCGCGACGAACTGTGGGACGCCGAAGTCCGCCGCCAGGCCGCGCGGTCAGGGCTGCCGGTGGTCACCGTCGACGGCGCGCGGGACGTGTTCGACCTGGCCGACGACCTCGCCGCCCGGTTTCGGCTGGGCCGATGAACCGCCGGGTCCGGCGGTTGCCCGTCATTGCCACAGCCGGTCCGGTCACGTAGCGTCAGCGCTCGTGAACACCGGACCGGCTCGACGCCATGCACGGATTGGCGATCCGGTGGAGGGCTGACCGCACGGCGGGTGCGCGATCAGCACCTTTCCGGCTCGGCACGTGGACCTCCGCGCGGCCTGCGCAGCGAAGGTTTCCATTCGTGTCGAGCACCGCGAGGTCAACCACATGCCAGTCACGTTCAACCACACGATCATCGCCACCCGGGACCGCGACGCCTCGGCCCGGTTCTTCCGGGAACTGCTGGAACTGCCGGCGGCCCCGTCCTGGGGCCCGTTCACAAACGTCCAGCTCACCGACGGCGTGCTGCTCCAGTTCGCCGAGCCGCCGGTGGAGATCCAGATGCAGCACTATGCGTTCCTGGTCGACGACGACCTCTTCGACCGCGCGTATCGGCGGCTGTGCGACCAGGGCGTCGAGCACTGGGCCGACCCGCAGATGCGACGCCCCGGCGAGATCAACAACGAGCACGGCGGCCGGGGTGTCTACTTCAAGGACCCTGCCGGCCATGCCATCGAGCTGATCACCCGCCCGTACCTGTAGGTGTCGCGCTCCGCCGGCCGGGCGCCGAACGCGGCGCCCGGCCGGCGCACCGCCGTGCACGGCGTTCCCGGGGCAGCCGCGTTGTGGGGCCTGTCCGCGCTCCGGCGCGACGCCTGACCCACAGGCGTGGCGGCCGGCGGGCGGCGCGCCCCGGTCACGCCTGCGCGATGCTGGCGGTGCCACGATGGCGGCGAGGTGCGTCGATCTCGTCGAGCAACGCGATCGCGAAGTCCGCGTAGCTGATCCTGCTGGCCGGATCGCCGTGCTCGGCCAGCCGGTAACGCCCGGTGCGGGTGCCGTCGCGGTCGAAGTCGCCGGCCGGCGCCACGTACGCCCAGTCGAGGTCGCACGTCCGCAGCTCCGCCAGGCCCGCCGCGTGACCCAGGTAGAAGGGGCGGTATTCCTGCGGGAAGCCGGGTTCGTCCATCAGGGCGCCGCCCGACGCGCCGGGAAGCACCGGTGCGAGGCCGACGACCACCAGACGGCGTACGTCCGCCTTCGCCAGCCCGGCGGCCAGGGCGCGGGAGGACGCGGTGAAGAAGTCGAGCGGCGGCACGGTCAGGTCCACCGCCGCGCTGATCGCCGCGTCGTGTCCGGTGGCCACCCGTGCGACGTCGGCCGCGTCGGTGACGTCGCCTGCCACCACCCGGGCGTCGGCCATGTCGCGGTGGCGCGCCGGGTCGCGTACCACGGCGGTGACCTGGTGGCCACGTCGCCGCGCCTCGGCGACGGCCTGCCGCCCGGCGCGCCCGCCGGCCCCGAAGACCACGATGTCCATGTGGATACGCCTCTCGCCATCGCCGGAACCCCTACGCCCGGCCGGTGCCGCCGACGCTATCGAGCGTCGCGGTTACCTCGGGGATACCGGCTATCGTCGGCGCCATGAGGCAACCGCTGCCCGCCGACATGTTCGACGAGCTGTGCCCGTCCTCGCTCAACCCGATCCGGTTCGGCGACAAGTGGGCGGCGCTCATCATCCGGTGCCTGGAGGGTGGGCCGCGCCGGTTCTCCGAGCTTCGCGTGCCGCTGCGCCGGGTCACCCCGAAAGTGCTCACCCGGTCGCTGCGCGCCCTCGAACGCGACGGTCTGGTCACGCGCGCGGTCCGCGCCGGGCGTGCTTCGCACGTCGAGTACGAGTTGACGCCGCTCGGTCGCAGCATGCTCGGACCGATCGAGGCGGCGTGCACCTGGACCGCGAGGCACTGGGACGAACTGCTCGACGCCCGGGAGTCGTACGACAGCCGCCAGGACCGGTGACGTCCCGAGCCGCCCTACGGCGTTTCGGGAAGGGCCGCGGTCACGTCCAGCTCGACCAGTTGCCCGGGAAAGCCCAACTGGGCGACGCCGAGCAGGGTGCTCGCGGTGGTGAACGCGGGTGCCAACGGCGAGGCCAGGAAACGCTGCCACACCTGGGCGAGCACGGCCCGGTCGGCGCTCACCACATAGATCACGGTACGCACGACGTGCTCCGGGCCCGCGCCGACCGACCGGAGCGCGGCGAGCACGTTCGCGGCGATCTGGTCGACCTGGGCGTCGACGTCGTCCGTCCCGACCAGCGCGCCGGCCCCGTCCAGCGGGCACTGGCCGGCGAGATGGGCGGTACGCCCGGCGGGAACGACGGTGACGTGGTGGTATCCCGGGGTGGAGTGCACGCCCTCCGGGTTGGCGCGAACGATGGTCATGGTCCGCAGCATCGCTGACCCACCCATCGGTGTCACCACATTTCCCCGGCGTGGTGAAGGATCAGCGGATGAGGTTTCCACTGTCGACACCACCGACGATCACCGCCGGCACCATCGCCGCCGGGCCTCAGCCGACGATCCCCGCCGGGGCCGGCGTCGTCCTGCGGCCCTGGGAGGCCGCCGACGCGCCGACGGTCTTCGCCGCCTACCAGGATCCGGAGATCCAGCGCTGGCACACCCGTCGGCCCGTCTCCGAGGAGCAGGTCCGGGAATGGTTCGCGCACTACCGCCGGGCCTGGGCGCGGGAGACGGGGGCGAGCTGGGCGGTGACCCGGGGCGGCGGCGAGGTGTTGGGACGGATGGCCGTGGGCGGCTGGGACTTCGCCGACGGGGTGGCCGGCTGCGCGTACTGGGTGGTCCCGGCCGCCCGGGGAGCGGGCGTGGCCCCGCGGGCGTTGCGGGCGGTCAGCGCCTGGGCCCTCGCCGAGGGTCGCTTCCACCGTCTGTACCTGGACCACTCGACCCGCAACCACGCCTCCTGCCGGGTCGCGGTAAAGGCCGGGTTCCGCCTGGAGGGCACCAAGCGCAGCGACGCCGTCCACGCCGACGGCCGGCACGACATGCGTCTGCACGCCCGCGTCCGAGGCGACGATTGACCGCGGCGAGCTGCGGCGGGGCCCTGTCGGTGCCCTCCCTTGCACTAGCGTGGGAACGGTGGGAAAGCATGCTGCGAGCTACGAGCCGCTGACCGTGGCGCGCCTGGGGGCTCTGCTCACCGGGGCGGACGACAGCCGGCGGTGGCGGTTGGTGGCGGAGTTCCTGGAGGAATACCGCTGGGAACCCCGTGAAGACCGCGGGACGCTGTTGGAAGGGGAACCCGCATACACGGGAGACGAGCACTGGGACGTGTTCCTCGCTGCCCTGGCCGAGCATCTGAGCGCGAAGGATGGGCGCGGTGCGCCGCCGTGGGTCGAGACGCGGTCGTTGCGCAGGTTCTGGTTCCCGTTCAACACGAGCGCCGCCCGGGTGGATGCGGTCGTCCACGCGCCGGCCGCCTTCCGCCGCCGTGGTGTCTACGTGTCGGCGCACGAGTTGGATGTGGCATGAACTCTGATGATCCGCTCCTGGACCGTGTCGCGACCGAGGATGCCTTCCGCAGGCTCGGTGACCGCCTGGCGAAGCGCGGCGTGGTCGCGGACCTTTACGTTTTCGGCGGGGCGGCGATGGCCTTGGCCTACGACGCACGACGAGCGACACGAGACATCGACGCCGTGTTCCAGCGCCCGCGTCCACGGGGACGAGTGACCGCCTACGCCCACGGCGGCGGGTAGCGGCGGACGTAGTCGCGCGCCCGGGGGAGGGGGTCCTGCCAGTATTGGTGCGGCATGCGTGAGAGGTGCGCCCGGCAGAACGCAGCCAGGTCGTCACCGATCGCCACCCGGTCCAATGGGCGGCGTTCGAAGTCCTGGTTGGACGCGAGCAGATCCGGCTCAGGGTTCCAACCGGAGTGGTCGAACGCCCACCCCGCCCAGAACGCGTACACGTGGAAGACCTGCGGATCGTCGGAGTAACGTACCCCGGCCATCTCGATCGCCCGGTCCGGGTAGGTGTCCCGGCACACCCAGGCCAGGATGTGGCACGCCCCGGCGGCGAAGAACGCCTGGTCCGTCCGTCGCCAGGAGACGCGCTGGTCCGACCGTTCGAGCGGCGTCCGGCGAAAGCGTCCCGCCGCCACCGCTGCCATGCCCGTACGCTAGCGGTTCCTGGCCCTCCGCTCGACCGCCCGACGCCGTTCACAGATGCTGACCGTGTCCACCTGTGGCACCCTCGCGTCATGGGCGGGCAGCGTGCGGCGTGGTATCGCCTCACCAGGAAGCAGCGCGGCGTGGTGGTCGCGGCCATGGGGCTGGCCCTCGTCGGGCTGGTGCTGGCGCTGACGGTCAACCCGGCCCTCGGAGCCATGGTCATCGCGGTGGCCGCGCTGGTCATCATCTTCACGCAGATCGTCGCCCCACCGGACTGAACCCCAATTCCACCGCCGGCCCGCATGGGCGGCGACAACCGCCCCCACCCACCCACAACGGTCCAGCCGGGTGGAAGTCGGCGGCTGATCAAGGGGTTCGCGTCGCCGCGGAGATCGACTCTGACGCAACCCCTTGATCATGCCCCCGAAGGGCCCAGCTGAGCGGACAAGGAGAGGGTGATCATGAGGTTGGCGGCATCAACGGAGATCAACACCGCCGTCAACCTCATGATCGCGGCGTCGGAGGCGAGGGGTTGCGGACCCTTCCCGTCGTGGAGGGGGGTGTGGCGAGGTGCGGTCAGGCGGCGGGGGAGGACCGGACGGGCGGATGTGAAGGCGAGCTGTGGTCGCCTCGGGTGGCCGGGGGCGCCGCTGATGTCAGAGGCGCTCACCCGTGTGGATGTGGAACGAAGTCCGCGGCGATTCCGGCGGCGTCCCCGTCACCGGACAGATCGGCCTGCCCGGAGAGGGAACCGATCCCGGTGCGGTTGGTCCCGACCGCGCGGGCTGCCTCGTCGCCTTCGACCTGGCCCGTCATGCCCGACGGCTGGAGAAAGCACGCGGGTGAGAGAGTGACAGCGTGCGGGTGGGGATACTCGGGCCGTTGGAGGTCCGCGACGGCGGGCAGGCGGTCGACGTCGCCGGGGCGCGGCTGCGGGCGCTGCTGATCCGTCTCGCCCTGGACCCGGGCCGCCCGGTGAGCGTGCCGGCGTTGGCCGAGGCGCTCTGGGCGGACGCGCCGCCCGCCGACACCGCGAACGCGGTGCAGACGCTCGTGTCCCGGTTGCGTCGGGCCGTGCCCGGCCTGGGAGTACGCAGCGGTCCGGCCGGCTACCGGCTCGACCTGGACCCCGACGACGTGGACGCCGAGCGGTTCGCGCGGCTGGCCCGCGCGGGCCGGGAGGCGTTGCGCGCCGGGGACGCCGACACCGCCCTCGCCATGTTGCGGGACGCGCTGGCGCTGTGGCGGGGTCCGGCGCTGGCCGAGGTGGCCGACGCGCCCTACGCGACCGCCGCCGGGGTGCGGCTGGCCGAGTTGCGGCTCACCGCGCAGGAGGACCGGATCGAGGCGGAGCTGGCCACCGGCCGGCCGGAGCTGCTCGTCGCCGAGCTGGACGAGCTGACCGCCGCGCATCCGCTGCGGGAGCGGCTGGCCGCGCTGCACCTGCGGACGCTCGCCGCCGCCGGGCGACCCGCCGAGGCGCTCGGCGCGTACGAGCGGATCCGCGAGCGGCTCGCCGACGAGCTGGGGGTGGACCCCTCGCCGGAGTTGCGGGCCGCGCACCTGGCGGTGCTGCGGGGCGAGGCGGGCCCGTCGCCGGCGCCCGTCGCGCCGCGGGGGAACCTGCGCACCGCGCTCACCACGTTCGTCGGGCGGGACGAGGACCTGCGCCGGCTCACCGGGCTGCTCGCCGGCAACCGGCTGGTCACGCTGATCGGGCCGGGCGGGGCCGGCAAGACCCGGCTGGCCGGGGTCGCGGCGGCCCGGCTGGCCGGTGGTGTGCCGGGTGGCGCCTGGCTGGTCGAGCTGGCCCCGATCACCGACCCGGCCGACGTGCCGCGGGCGGTGCTCGACACGCTCGGCCGGCGGGACCTGCCGCGGGAACCCGCCCGACCCACGTTCCGCGACACGCTCGGGCGGCTTGTCGACGCCATCGCCGGCGCGGAGACGCTGATCGTGTTGGACAACTGCGAGCATGTCGTCGAGGCCGCCGCCCGGCTCGCCGAGGAGCTGCTCGGCCGCTGCCCGGGGCTGCGGATACTGGCCACGTCCCGGGAGCCGCTGGGCATCGTCGGTGAGGCGCTGGAGCCCGTACCGCCGTTGCGCCTGCCGCCGGCCGACGTCACCGCGGCCGACGCGGTCGCGTACCCCTCGGTGCAGTTGCTGCGCGACCGGGCCGTGGCCGTGCGCGCCGGCTTCGCGGTGACCGGCGACAACGTCGCGGACGTGGTGGAGATCTGCCGCCGCCTGGACGGCCTGCCGCTCGCCATCGAGCTGGCCGCGGCGCGGCTGCGGACGCTCTCGCCGCGGCAGGTCGCGGCCGGTCTGGACGACCGGTTCCGGCTGCTGACCGGCGGCAGCCGGACCGCGCTGCCCCGGCACCGGACGCTGCGGGCGGTGGTGGACTGGAGTTGGGGGCTGCTCACCGACGACGAGCGCCGGCTGGCCGAGCGGCTCGCCGTGTTTCCCGCCTCGGTCACCGCCGACTCGGCGGCCGGCGTCGCCGGCCCGGCCGCCGCCGCGCTGCTGGACGCGCTCGTCGACAAGTCGCTGCTCCAGGTGGTCGGCGACGGGCGGTTCCGGATGCTGGAGACCATCCGGGAGTACGGGCTGGAGCGGCTCGCCGCCGCCGGGGCGGCCGTCGAGGCGCGCGCCGCGCACGCGGCGTACTTCCGGGACCTGGTCCGGACCGCCGAGCCGCACCTGCGTACCGCCGGGCAGTTGCCCTGGCTGCGGCTGCTGACGGTGGAGCGGGAGAACATCGTCGGCGCGCTGCACTTCGCCTGCGACGCCGGTGACGCCGACACCGCGCTGCGGATCGGCG
The genomic region above belongs to Micromonospora sp. WMMD1128 and contains:
- a CDS encoding helix-turn-helix domain-containing protein, translated to MSTEAIMPADGEHPSLTELANLLHDGAGELAVRRGGEQVAVPMSMRDVLTRIADVLASGRGVAVVPVDRELTTTEAAGLLGVSRPTLIKLLEAGEIGYSRPNSSRRIPLEQVLAYRDRRGQARRAILDELTADAVEMGMYGQSAPVETDDAA
- a CDS encoding PIN domain-containing protein yields the protein MTTIAVLDANVLIPNALCDLLLRLAEEELCQPRWSPAILEEVRRHVPVSPAAIERRFAFMNAAFEDAMVTGYEALIDQMDNDPKDRHVLAAAVAAGADSIITCNLRDFPLAACEPHGVVAEHPDVVLLDMWAREPRILLRVLGEQAASTGRHGTRLNVHQILDYLATAGARRFAAAARSASPPDGVPPLPCPTPRLPRSRDCPQAPWSGSVQG
- a CDS encoding LPXTG cell wall anchor domain-containing protein gives rise to the protein MRWKIPAGVLMALALLIPAAPALAQTGHPGLDAACQTVERKVYKDIRDLITIDLDAATNTELRVLTAQILTEANAESLPVLPDAIQKALKGSEDELRTFLKTGVQSAWSVALRVTVVRTLTDAGPNVREATQKVLDDPSIDAYLVYLNYGLYIARELDCASTPTPTPTTSQPTPRPSATTTVVPTAAPAVTPGAPDGGEGGGLPVTGTDTATVAGIGGVLLLLGGAGFVIGRRRRSRFVA
- a CDS encoding DinB family protein, giving the protein MAILDPKADLLDYLRGAREAVVWKLDGLSEYDARRPLTPTGTNLLGLVKHLARGEFGYFGETFGRPSDAVPRWPEGEESWEAWALPTESRESIVDLYRRAWAHADATIEALTLDAVGRVPWWGDGGDVTLHQMLVHMTAETQRHAGHADIVRELIDGTVGLLPTTTNVPLSDAATWTAHRDMVERNAREAASR
- a CDS encoding SRPBCC family protein, whose amino-acid sequence is MSGTNTVVRRQIVVDAPVERAFAVFTARFGDFKPKEHNLLESPIVETVFEPKVGGHIYDRAEDGSECAWARILAFEPPDRVLFSWDISPTWQVEQDPENASEVEVRFVAETPQRTRIELEHRNLDRHGPGWESVRDGVADDEGWPLYLHRYADLFIDAS
- a CDS encoding metalloregulator ArsR/SmtB family transcription factor → MVSRSLPFVATYRIEDGWDALGDPTRRAIIACLAERPRAVGELAGMLPVSRPAVSQHLRVLKDAGLVTDRTAGTRRVYRLNPAGVAALRDQLDTYWSRALDGFKDATERPDEEES
- a CDS encoding VOC family protein translates to MPVTFNHTIIATRDRDASARFFRELLELPAAPSWGPFTNVQLTDGVLLQFAEPPVEIQMQHYAFLVDDDLFDRAYRRLCDQGVEHWADPQMRRPGEINNEHGGRGVYFKDPAGHAIELITRPYL
- a CDS encoding NAD(P)H-binding protein, with the translated sequence MDIVVFGAGGRAGRQAVAEARRRGHQVTAVVRDPARHRDMADARVVAGDVTDAADVARVATGHDAAISAAVDLTVPPLDFFTASSRALAAGLAKADVRRLVVVGLAPVLPGASGGALMDEPGFPQEYRPFYLGHAAGLAELRTCDLDWAYVAPAGDFDRDGTRTGRYRLAEHGDPASRISYADFAIALLDEIDAPRRHRGTASIAQA
- a CDS encoding helix-turn-helix domain-containing protein — translated: MRQPLPADMFDELCPSSLNPIRFGDKWAALIIRCLEGGPRRFSELRVPLRRVTPKVLTRSLRALERDGLVTRAVRAGRASHVEYELTPLGRSMLGPIEAACTWTARHWDELLDARESYDSRQDR
- a CDS encoding RidA family protein — protein: MTIVRANPEGVHSTPGYHHVTVVPAGRTAHLAGQCPLDGAGALVGTDDVDAQVDQIAANVLAALRSVGAGPEHVVRTVIYVVSADRAVLAQVWQRFLASPLAPAFTTASTLLGVAQLGFPGQLVELDVTAALPETP
- a CDS encoding GNAT family N-acetyltransferase; amino-acid sequence: MRFPLSTPPTITAGTIAAGPQPTIPAGAGVVLRPWEAADAPTVFAAYQDPEIQRWHTRRPVSEEQVREWFAHYRRAWARETGASWAVTRGGGEVLGRMAVGGWDFADGVAGCAYWVVPAARGAGVAPRALRAVSAWALAEGRFHRLYLDHSTRNHASCRVAVKAGFRLEGTKRSDAVHADGRHDMRLHARVRGDD
- a CDS encoding BTAD domain-containing putative transcriptional regulator: MRVGILGPLEVRDGGQAVDVAGARLRALLIRLALDPGRPVSVPALAEALWADAPPADTANAVQTLVSRLRRAVPGLGVRSGPAGYRLDLDPDDVDAERFARLARAGREALRAGDADTALAMLRDALALWRGPALAEVADAPYATAAGVRLAELRLTAQEDRIEAELATGRPELLVAELDELTAAHPLRERLAALHLRTLAAAGRPAEALGAYERIRERLADELGVDPSPELRAAHLAVLRGEAGPSPAPVAPRGNLRTALTTFVGRDEDLRRLTGLLAGNRLVTLIGPGGAGKTRLAGVAAARLAGGVPGGAWLVELAPITDPADVPRAVLDTLGRRDLPREPARPTFRDTLGRLVDAIAGAETLIVLDNCEHVVEAAARLAEELLGRCPGLRILATSREPLGIVGEALEPVPPLRLPPADVTAADAVAYPSVQLLRDRAVAVRAGFAVTGDNVADVVEICRRLDGLPLAIELAAARLRTLSPRQVAAGLDDRFRLLTGGSRTALPRHRTLRAVVDWSWGLLTDDERRLAERLAVFPASVTADSAAGVAGPAAAALLDALVDKSLLQVVGDGRFRMLETIREYGLERLAAAGAAVEARAAHAAYFRDLVRTAEPHLRTAGQLPWLRLLTVERENIVGALHFACDAGDADTALRIGAALALPLIIWGDDGGIGGDVLARALALSGPAPAAERAVVLAIRVITEMFHNAAEPTDEQVAELTAAVRAAEGTDHPIVALLEPALSIFTDDTAAGIAAVDRARGHPDPWTDGTLLAMRSQIRENDGDGEGMLRDSIRAVDELRAVGERWSLSMVLSNYADALTKRGDFAAATAALEESARLVRELTPGAEPGFQLIWLAAIRARSGDAAGAKAELRRFVADRVADRDGRDAAFGLMTLGDIARLEGSLDEAQECFADAMRRQEAAPLVAPQFRGLLLAAMSHLALARGDVPGARRCLAEATVRGLAARDMPVIAVMAVGWVAIAEAEGRYERAAEMLGTSDSLRGWPDRSNPDAQRLAERLRAELGDDRYAAAYARGHGLSRADALAFVGGDPAR